AGATCCTAAATTGACAGACAACTCTATCTAGTGCCATAATAACCAGGACGATAATGATTTGATCATACTACAACACGTGCAATTAGACTAGAAGATGGTGTACCCATACATGGATCAAATAAAGAATAAGCGGTGAAGATAGCACTGCAAAATGTAAGGAAATCAGAGACCAAGTCCTGACCATCAGTACCAAGTCACTggcttcaaaatattttcttgttTCAAATGTAATAGAGTATAGCTGattattctattttatcttttgaaaGATTCCCTAATTAGGGAAGATATCCGACAGTAGAAAGGATTATGCTTTCCTTTCGCATCAATGACACTTATCCTCTATAAAGATGAAACATCTCCTTCACACACTTAAGGAATAATACTCAAGACGATTGACGTTAAACTAAATCCAGCAGCTCAATCGCCCAGATTTGCTTATTATTTACAAACACtggagaaaaagcatgcaaatgtTTTCAAAAGAAACATGCCGCCGAAATGTAACTTGGAGGAAGTATCTAGTACAGGTAAATGGTAAACTGTGGCCAAAACCTAGCTAATCAGGCAAACCATTAGCATAAACACATTGAACCTTGATCCCAAATTACCAAACGCATTCACACTTTTACAGTGTATTAAAGAATGAAAGTAAAGCACATAGAGCCTGTACCTTGTGCCATGGATGAGGTTTATCTGTGGAAACTTAAATTCAGTATAATTTGGGTTCATGCATTTTATCTCCTCCTTGTTGGAGTTCCCAAAAcctgaaattaaaagtaaataataaaatcaGGACTCCTTTCGGGGATTAGTGAAAAAGGAATGCTATTTCATTAGAATAATAACAGAACTAGGGAAAATCTGTTTGTAAAGAAATTGCTGTATCTCACTTGATTGAAGAAAGAGATAATAAACACACACGAAAAGCATTTATACAAGCAAGACTGGAAATCTTTGCGCAAAAATAAAACCTTAAATTTCCCTTTCCTTGAGCCAGGAAATATAGCAAAATCCATGGAATAACCCACAACATATATAATTTCTAGCAGAATCAACTGACCTAACTTTACAAAAATTACAAACAAATATTTCATAATCACTAAATATTCAAGGATTACTAAATTCTATGACAGACAAATCCAAAATCTTATAAAACGCATGGGCAATCCTCACCTTGATGATTTAAACAAGTTGATCGACTCCACTCTCTCCAGGAAACAAAGGCTGCAATATAAGTTGAGCTTAGGGAAGAGAAGAATGAGGAAAGACCTATTTATTCAAGCATCAACTTACCTGTCCAGAAGTATTCAGCATTACACAACCAGATTGACCATATATCTATCGGGTTGTATATTCAGGTGGCACCAAAGATAAGTTCTGGAGCACCGATAGTATCTTGAACAGATTGTAAGAAACATTAGGGTTCTCCTTTCACCTGATGAATTAATAACATGGATGAAGCTTGagtaaaaacgaaaaaaactCTATCTACAATCAGTGTACTAAGCACAAAAATCTTACAACACTTTAGCACTTCAAAATACATATAGTTTCAGTGATGAGTGGTGTGGGTTTCACCTGACACAAGTAATGTTTATCTGAGTACGACAAATAGTAACTAATGCCATCATAAAGTATACCAGACAAAGATCTACCATCTTTGTGTTAAATTAAGCATAACTTAAATTCACAAATATTACTAGAGGCAATGAGGCTACATGTTCAAGAAACACGACAGTCACTTATGATAAATGAAGTCTGGCATTTTCATATAGAGCAACAGGAAGTATTTGATTATGCTAAAACACTCCTAGTTTCCAGCATTGACAAAACTATACATTAAACAATCACCACAAGCCTAAAATGAGAAGCTTCAGAGTGCACCCAATGATTAAGAGAATAACAACTGGAAAGTAGTTTTAAAGCAAGTCACCTTTAGTTGCTATGCACAGAAATAGACCTTTGAGGATATAGGAATAAGTAGGTGTATAAAATTTTCAACAAATAGTAAGATGAAAATGGGATGTAACAAAATaagtttttcttgatgaaaaatcTTATGTTAACTATTTGTTTGTGAACATAATGCTAGTTGCAATTCAGAAATATTTCCTTTCAGTGTGGGATTTATATAGATTTtgagtgcattaaaaaaaaaatttacctaaattagaatcaataaaaGNNNNNNNNNNNNNNNNNNNNNNNNNNNNNNNNNNNNNNNNNNNNNNNNNNNNNNNNNNNNNNNNNNNNNNNNNNNNNNNNNNNNNNNNNNNNNNNNNNNNNNNNNNNNNNNNNNNNNNNNNNNNNNNNNNNNNNNNNNNNNNNNNNNNNNNNNNNNNNNNNNNNNNNNNNNNNNNNNNNNNNNNNNNNNNNNNNNNNNNNNNNNNNNNNNNNNNNNNNNNNNNNNNNNNNNNNNNNNNNNNNNNNNNNNNNNNNNNNNNNNNNNNNNNNNNNNNNNNNNNNNNNNNNNNNNNNNNNNNNNNNNNNNNNNNNNNNNNNNNNNNNNNNNNNNNNNNNNNNNNNNNNNNNNNNNNNNNNNNNNNNNNNNNNNNNNNNNNNNNNNNNNNNNNNNNNNNNNNNNNNNNNNNNNNNNNNNNNNNNNNNNNNNNNNNNNNNNNNNNNNNNNNNNNNNNNNNNNNNNNNNNNNNNNNNNNNNNNNNNNNNNNNNNNNNNNNNNNNNNNNNNNNNNNNNNNNNNNNNNNNNNNNNNNNNNNNNNNNNNNNNNNNNNNNNNNNNNNNNNNNNNNNNNNNNNNNNNNNNNNNNNNNNNNNNNNNNNNNNNNNNNNNNNNNNNNNNNNNNNNNNNNNNNNNNNNNNNNNNNNNNNNNNNNNNNNNNNNNNNNNNNNNNNNNNNNNNNNNNNNNNNNNNNNNNNNNNNNNNNNNNNNNNNNNNNNNNNNNNNNNNNNNNNNNNNNNNNNNNNNNNNNNNNNNNNNNNNNNNNNNNNNNNNNNNNNNNNNNNNNNNNNNNNNNNNNNNNNNNNNNNNNNNNNNNNNNNNNNNNNNNNNNNNNNNNNNNNNNNNNNNNNNNNNNNNNNNNNNNNNNNNNNNNNNNNNNNNNNNNNNNNNNNNNNNNNNNNNNNNNNNNNNNNNNNNNNNNNNNNNNNNNNNNNNNNNNNNNNNNNNNNNNNNNNNNNNNNNNNNNNNNNNNNNNNNNNNNNNNNNNNNNNNNNNNNNNNNNNNNNAATTtacatttattaaattaattcctTGATTTTGAACTATCTATGTTGACAAATCAACCACATTATTAAATGTCATTAATTAAGCAAGTTAAcatgaaaaaaaaagtgtttCAATGAATTGGTTTCTTTTTTCAGGAATAAATTTGATCATGTGATGAAAGGTAATTTAATTGTTATTTCTATTTACCAAgtagattaaaaatattttttcatttttattctctttttttttctataaaacccttctatatgtatatattcttATCATGTGTGCTGTGAAACCCCATTACTATAAAAAGTTATACAATTTGTGTTTTGTTTTTCAATGATTTTTAACCCCACACTATATATGTTAGAACATTGAAACGGTGCACTGCACTATGTGTTTGGATAATTTTCGTCAAAATCAAGGTGAAAATTTAGGTGAAGTCGATTTCATGTGAAATTAATATTTGAAAGCTGTTAggtgaaaatttagtcaaatctatTAATCATCTAATgattctcaaatatcaactttatGTGAAATCCATTGCACCTTAGTCTCTGCCAAAATTAATTTCGCCTTCCAACCTAAGTTTGGGGTTTTAAATGTAGAAGAAAATATTCAAAACCAATTTAACCTTACGCCATTTCGGTGGTACTAGTTTCTTAACATGttgtactaaaattttaaaaggcAGTGTGAATAGATTCCATGGCAGTCCACAATGATTTGGTGATTATGGCTTTAAAAAGTTGGGACTTTGGGATCCACCGTCCACGTGTTTAATATAATTGTAAAAAACAATGaagaaaaaatattagtaaaatagtaaaagaaaaagagtcagttcaaaaaaaattatattagtgaATGATAATTCTGTAATATACTTTATGAATGATATAGTAAAAAAAAGGTTATTGCAGTATTTTTCAGTAAATAATCCATCAGTATAAGTAATGAAAAAATATCAGATTATGTAATTAATCTAATTagtaacttatttttaaaaaattcaacggtttatattaaaaatatagtaaaacaaaaattaatattagaattaaatttgtttaaattatttgttcattctaaattttagtttaaaaaaaaatacaatttatttaaaaataaaaatgaagtaatattaattatttttaaatttattgattTAGAGGAGTATTATTTGATAAAATGGTAGCTAGCGTCGGCAGTTGAGAATTCACATGAGGACATGTGAGTTCCAGTACCAAGGCTTTTCCTTCATTACACTCTGATCTTACTGTAACTATGTATCACCACCACACATTATTTAGAGAAATACAAAGAATTATCAGGATTTTTGTTTTTgactattattttattatttattaattttttttttatatattttttttatatttttaaattaatgattaataataaaaaaataatttgatgggTGCatctaattttacataaaattgatgataatttattatttgacaGCATATAATCAGCAAAGAAATGattaagataaaataactaaTCTTAATAAATATCATGATGCtatttatataaatcaaaatattgtTAGCACTcatctagaaaaaaaaaaaaacgaatgctacaaaataaatactaataagacaattttttttttattgattcttATTAAACATTTACACTATCTGTTCATTATTCATTGTTTGTTGTTAGTAGTTGTTAGTTACCATAGTAATTTTTACCTGCAATCATAACCCAAATCTATCTCATCTCATGTTATATACACACATGCATCCACACACGTATGCAATTTTCTTCTCAATTGAATTACTGCCCCCACATTCCTatcactttctttctttctttctctcacaATCACAATGAACAACAACGCTGGGTATTCTAAAATAAGTAGTGCCCACAAATCAAGATCTATAGATTTCTCATCAGGAGGAGGAGAGAGATTTGGTGTGATATTGGGAAGGACTGGttcagtttcttcttcttctggtgGGTTTCTCAAGAAGGCATTCTCAATGAGAAGATCTTCATCGGTTTCAGAGAGGTACTGTAGGATCCATGACCACCACTACGTGGCAATAACATCACCGGAAAGTGATGTTCCGGTCAGGGCAAACAAGAAGCACAGTACTGGAAGGGAAGGAAGCAAGATCTTTAAAGCTTGTAAGCGCCTTCTTGGACTCTAGTAGTGCTCTTTTGAGTTCTACGTAAtttttacaaagaaaagaaaaatagtcgaaatttgtcttatttagtatttattaattattaatacaatcaacgaatgctaaataaaataaatggtgattgtttttggttaattttGTTTGGTCAGTAAACATTTGAAGACCTGCCtacaactttatttattatataatcaTTTCAGTAATGTTAAGTACGGAtctatttatgtataattttggCAAAATCTCTGCGTATTTTATTGCTTTCATTCCGAAAAAGTAGATTTACGACGACTTTCATTTAAACCTGCGCTCAATAAATCATTTTGATTTGCCTGATAGTTTGTTAAAAGGTACATTTGGTAAAATTGGAAGGAATTATTAAGAAAAGATGTATGTTAATAATTTTGTATGTATGAATAAATATTGCTATTGTAGCATATTGTTCAAGCAACACCTGCTGCTGCCATGTGCTGTTAAGGCACGTGTGCTCTGTCTTAATCACTCAAGGCATAGTAATATTAATCAAATAcctatgtaatttttatttatattatatattatatataataggaATGGGAAAAATGTTgatgtatatttttttcttaaaataaacaaTTTGTCACCgtgttaattaattttatatttaattataaaaaataaattaataaataaatggatgcctagtaataataataacaataatgttaTTTATGGATATCTAAACTGGCATATTCATGTGTCGCGGACATTCATTCGAATTGGAGCCAAATGGAGCgagcttcaacatctaatagatttagatatgacccTAGCAATTATTtggttttgttctttttttttcttttctatttagtcaccaaaaaaaaatggcATATTCATgtgataaatttaaataaatattactaCTGATATAACAAATAACACTaggaagtcaccaaaaaaaaaacactagggagatgataattaaaaattactaatcaaattatttaacacaATATATGCGCAACATTTTAATTATGGATAGCTAATATAGAATTATAAATGCATAAATAATAGGCGTTATTGTATTCCAGTCTCTACCTGTGAGAGTAATCAATTTGAGTTATTCAAATAATTAttcgaattttattttatgtatataataatttattgatcgataataaattttaaatatagtttaaattaatttttatcatattgagttaaaaaatatcgtgaacaaaatattaaaaaaaggtaATGCAAGAGAGAGAGATTCAAATTGAATTCCCTCAGAAAGAGGGTAAAAGGATTGAGCGGTTGATGAAAACGCGAATATAGGAGCAGCGAATAACTGCCTCAAATCGAACACCCTCAATTAGAAACTTGCTTCTTATTCCCAAATCgaatcattcttctttcttccttttcatttcacTTTCTTTTCGTCTTTTGATTTCTTTCATTCTCCAAATCAAATCGATTCCACTAAGAGAAGGAACAATCGACCATGGCGGGAGAAGGAGGCGATGTTAGCGTTGCAACGGCGCTGATGAAACAGCAAACCCGGAATCCGCAGCCTCCTCTCCAAAGAGCAAGGTCAAGTTCATGTGCAGCCATGGTGGCAAGGTTCTTCCCCGTCCCTCCGATGGCCTCCTCAAGTACGTCGGCGGCGAGACTCGCGTCGTTTCTGTCCCTAGGAACGTCACTTTCCACGGTGAGAACACTTGATTCACGAAATCCCAAAATTCCGTGGAATGGAAAACCTAACATTTGTGacgtttgtttgtttcttttagaGTTGATGAAGAAGCTGCATGGAATGATCGAAGGAGGAGAAAGCATGGTGCTAAAGTATCAGCTGGTGCCGGAAGATCTGGACACACTGGTATCGGTGAGGAACGACGAGGATCTAAAGCATATGATTGACGAGCATGACCGTCACGAAGTTGGAGGAGCTCCCATGCTGCGGACATTCATGTGCCCGTCGAAGCCGCTTTTGGTGGTGGACAAAGATAACCAAGGAACATCAGGGACTGAGCCCTACCCCTTGGAGCAGCGCTACATTGATGCCATTAACGGCTTCCAGCGCATAAGCCCAAGGTCAAGGCCTAGTCCAATTAGGGCTGCATTCAACGCCCCCTCTGCCTGTTCATCCCCCAAATCCAACTCCCCAGACGGTCACACCACGGATCTGGTCCACGAATCGCCGCCCTTCCACGGCCACATTCTCGTCTCGGTCTAGGCCGCCGTAGCACCATGCATAGAGTGCACAGCTCTCCCAGCATTTCTAGCCTAAGCAACATTCACAGCCTTGCCGTTCAACAGCATGAACACCATAACCATTATCACAATCATTCCCCGAGCCACCAGAGTCAGAACCAGGGCCAGAGCCAGGGTCAGGGCCAGAACCAAGGCCACCATCCTCCTGCTCATCTGCCTGCTTCTTATCAAAGAACCGCGACACAAGATCAATTAGTTGGGATGGGAAGGCCGCCGCCGCTTTTGGCGCTGAGGAGGTCGGATATGGGTAGCAGGAGTGCaaatagtagtagtagtactttcaactattattatccgcctactaataataataattgcagACCCCCAAAAGGGTACGGATACTACGATGAATCTCCAGCATACGGTGGTGGCATGGGTGAAAGAGTTGGTAGTGTGCCTCAGAGTCCTAGAAACTCTATATGGGAATAACCAATTTCCTCCCTTGTTCTTGTGTAAAggcttttcatttcatttttctattGTTTTATTTATAGGAAGATAACCTAAGCTAGAAGGAATTTTTGCTGGGGAACGTTAATTGTAAATACAGCTTTGTTTTCTACAGTATAATATTAATTTCATTTGTAAATACATCTATGCAGTAGTTCACCATATTTCCTTCTCTCTAGATTCCCTTCCCCAATCAAACAGGGTCTTTTAACCGTAAAGGACGCACATACGCTCTGCGGAGGAACAGAGCAAAACACCATCGTGGTACCATTACTCCACTCTCAATTCAAACCCAGCACATGATTTACATATACAATTAAACCCGCAAGCTAATCGTGTTACATTACAGCATACTGAATAGACACTATCATTCAACAATACTAAGGAAAGCAACGAAATGAAATAAAAATCTATTATTTATCTAATCTTGAATCAACAAGGAATTTTTACGACAATTTCAGCCTGTAATACCataaatttttttggtgactgtaaATACCATCCTCGAAACTGTATTTCATAGCCAAAATTTCCAAGAGGTACAACGCGAACTATCAATGAGCACCTATAAAAACCCGTGTCTAACTTTAAATTGAAACAGACACCCACTCTTCCATTGACAAAAATCACTACAAACTcagcaccaaaaaaaaaaaagctattggATAATCCGTCTTGCTCCTCACTTAGAGTCTGTAAAATCAGCATCGATCACATCTCCATCTGTTCCCTTGCCCGATGATTCTGTAGGGCCACCAGATTCAGGCGCAGCAGGACCTGCGCCTGCAGCTCCTGGCTGGTTGTATAGGGACTGGCCAAGTTGCATAACTTCCTGGTTGAGAGCAGCCATGGCATCCTTAATGGCTTGGGTTGAACCACCTGAAATTGCATCTTTAAGCTCTCCCAATTTTGCTTCAACCTTCTCCTTCACGGGGCCAGGAACCTTGTCTCCAAGCTCTTTCAACTGCTTCTCAGTCTGGTACACAACTGAATCCGCCTGGTTCTTGGTGTCAATAGCATCTCTCTTCTCTTTGTCCTCCTTTGCAAATTTCTCCGCTTCCTTTACCATCCTATCTACCTGCATTACATTACATTCAAGCCACATGTCATTCAACCTTCTAACTTATAATTAATGTCATCTTAATATTGGGaagtttttcatttttaaaaagattaaaagaaaaaacaaaaagaggAGGTTGGCAAATGGCAACAATACCAAAAGGATAAATTCAGTTCCATTTGTAGTTCAAATATGTAATTAATTTACCTCATCATTAGGCAAGGTGCTAGCACCAGTAATTGTAATATCTTGTTTCTTGCCTGTGCCCTTATCTATCGCAGTGACTGAGAGAATACCATTGGCATCAATGTCGAATTTGACTTCAATCTGAGGAACCCCACGAGGTGCAGGAGGGATACCATCCAAACGGAAGCTACCAAGAGATTTATTGTCCCTGACAAATTCTCTCTCGCCCTGAAGCACATTGATCTCTACACTGGTCTGTCCATCAGCAGCTGTTGAGAAGACCTCTGATTTCGAGGTGGGAAGAGTAGTGTTTCTTGGGATAATCTTTGTCATTACACCACCAAGAGTTTCTAGACCCAAAGACAATGGTGTAACATCCAACAAAACAATGTCACTGACATCACCAGCCAAGACACCAGCCTAACATAAATTGAAAAATTCAGAAGACATCAGTCAGAATCTAGCCAACATGGTACCCAGAAAACAATTATCATGCATAACAAATAATTCTGGCACCAAACCCACCCCGAAAACTaataataaaaggaatcaacCTCCCAACCAAAAATAATCAAGTTGAAAATTTTCTCAAGAAAACAGCAAGATCCAACCTGAACTGCAGCACCAAGGGCAACCACTTCATCTGGATTGACAGTGACATTTGGGTCCTTCCCAGTCATCTTCTTTACAAGCTCCTGGACAGCAGGGATACGTGTTGATCCACCCACAAGAATCACCTCATCAATATCCTTAATATTGAGCTTTGCATCTCTCAATGAATTTTCAACTGGGGTCTTTAGCCTGTCACATAATTCATGCAAGGATCATCATTATACAAGATTATACATCATTATACAGGATTATAC
The sequence above is drawn from the Arachis hypogaea cultivar Tifrunner chromosome 4, arahy.Tifrunner.gnm2.J5K5, whole genome shotgun sequence genome and encodes:
- the LOC112798329 gene encoding RAF-like serine/threonine-protein kinase PRAF, translated to MCSHGGKVLPRPSDGLLKYVGGETRVVSVPRNVTFHELMKKLHGMIEGGESMVLKYQLVPEDLDTLVSVRNDEDLKHMIDEHDRHEVGGAPMLRTFMCPSKPLLVVDKDNQGTSGTEPYPLEQRYIDAINGFQRISPRSRPSPIRAAFNAPSACSSPKSNSPDGHTTDLVHESPPFHGHILVSV